The region AATCATCCTTCTGTTTTGATTTTGGTTTTTCTGACTATTTCACATCAGTGCAGGTTAACTTGTGGGACTCGCTAAATTAAACCACCGAGCAACACCTCTTTGTTTTACAACGGGTGtaagttttgttttctttgttttcttcctccagaTCTAGAACTCGGTCCCATTCTCGTTCTCACTCTCCACCCCATAGAAACTACCCATCCagggacaacagaggtgggTTCAGAGGCCACAACCGAGGGTACCGGAGGCCCTATCATTACCGGGGAAGAAACCGAGGCTATTACGCACGTGGTCATTACCAgaacagaggtggaggtggcggCTATGGTTACAAGGGTAATTGGCAaggaggcggcggtggtggtggtggcggtggtggaggGTGGCACGATCGCCAGGACCACCGTTCACACAGTCCCAGGAGGGGGCGTTCCCGCACGCCTAAGAAGCGCTCAGGCAGCCGGAGCCGGTCTCGCTTCTCCGACCGCTCATCTTCTGGCAAATCTCGACACTCTAGGCGATCCAGTTATTCCTCACATTCCCGGTCATCATCTCCACGTCACCGCAGCAAAAGCAAGCCCGACTCCAAGGATGCAAAAGCAGCCAGCAGTCAGTCTGAGAGGTCGGGTcaggcagcagagggcagcgTCATCGAAAAGGCATCTGGAGGTAAATGGATTGACTATGACACCAGTCCTAAACAGCCAAGCCCAGACGATAAGAAAGAAGCTACCAATGATCCCGATGGGAAAGGTTCTTCAAGTGGTGGCACCCTGTGGAAAACCGTTGGCCATGTGTCTTCTCCAGATAAGAGCCCTACAAAGTCGGGAGAAGCGGCAGCCTTCGGTGGCTTTGGCTTCTTCTCGAAGGATGATCCCAAAGACGGCGATAAGAATGTGATCTCTGCTGCCTTCAAAAAGTACGTCTGCTACTTTCTCACGTTTTTACCTGTAACTACATTTTTTGTACTTGGATTCATAGTTTTAACAGACAATGAACATATTTTTCTTTCAAACATGTAGCCTTTTTCAAAGATCCATGGAAGAACACATTTTAGAAGGGAGAACATAATAAGAGTCCTGATTTTAAGTGAACTAAAAATGTAGCCGGCTGTTGTCCTTTACTGTGAGCTAACAGGATAATCGGTCGGTGGCTACGTAAGTATTTTCATTGCACTGTTGTTACTATGGTTGCATTAGTGGTGGGGGACCTTAATCCACACTGGATGTAAAAAATAATTAGACGTTTCCTGTCAAACCGACATCAGAACAGCTTTACTTTGATTTCATGTTAGCACCAGATCACCTGGTCGGCCTTGTGTTAGTCAGCTGAGATTTTCATATTAGTAATATAAGTAATGTCAGTCAGACAACATTTATCTCCCCCTGATGGCACAGAGAAAGTGTTCCATTTTTTATGCCATCGAACATGTAGCTAATTTGTCTCACCCATGCCTGATGtcccattttgtgtgttttgtttctaAGCTTATTTAGTCGCGCTTTTCACCTCACTGGTCGTACGGTGGAGCTCTCAGAGGCTAAAGCTCACACCCTTTCTTTGTTTTAGGTTCTTGGTtgagaacaaaagcaaaaagGCTGGTGAGAAGGACGGCAACAAGGAGCAGAACActacagagaaagaaaaagagaagggaaGCAAATCTGGAGAATCTTTCAACACTTCATTCAGTGATTTCAAAGAAGACAAGGTTCTGCCTTTCTTCgaagctggagaagaggagtTCCTCAAGTCCCACGGCCTGAAAGACCACAACCTGGATGAGGATGGCGTTCCTAAAGCCACCCTCAGTTGTcgggacatttttgggaagtggggCGACGAGTCAAAATACTCTACGACCTACCCggcttttaaagagaaaatccGGCGAGATATTGAAGAGGACGATTCTGTAGAGCACATGGAGGAGGAGCTCTACCGAAGCCGCAAGCATggcaagaaagaagagaagtccaaaaagaaagagaagaaagacaaggagaaATCCAGAAGGAGTCCGTCTCCTCCGCATGCCCCCAGGGAGAAGGAGCGCCCGCtgttccctgcagcagcagcagcagcagcagctcatcagcAGTCTCCTATACATCACCTGTCGTCAACACGGGAGGAGTTTGAACTGAAAATCACTTCTCTAGAGGATATGCCCAGGTAGACCCAACCTAGATCATCATACACACATGCTGACGTGTCTTTAAAGATCAGGCCACACAATGTAAACGTGCACATGGATGCTGACGGCTAGGCTGGACTGCACATGTGGACTTTCATTAGGTTTCAACTCATATTTATTGCACTAAATTACGAGGAAGTAAAACAGAACTAGCAGATAAGGTGACCAAACAACAGAGAAGCTAGGAAAGCAGTTTGCCCCCAGGGGAGGTTACACCCCTCAGTTAATCGCTGGCTCATCGCAGGGCCACATTTGAGCTTTTGTgtgttcggtaccttgctcgaGGTATCTTGGCAGTGCTCGGAAGGTGTTCTGGTGCCTTTCAGCATTAATTCTATATACAAATGGATGGATATATCCATATGTGTTCCAACATACTGTAGTTGGCTCAGCAGTATCATATTAAACCTACAAATACAGTCCTTGGTGTCGAGTGGATAATCTAATGGCTGTAAATGTCTTCTTGTTGTTCCAGTTCATCCTTGTCCCGTGATTTGCTCTCCAGTAAAGATCCAGAGATCCGATCCATTTTCCAGCTGGTTCAGGCAGCGCAGCTCCGCCGCAGCCCCTCCGAGCTCTTTGCTCAGCACATAGTCTCGGTTCTGCATTACATCAAAGGTAAAGCTCTGATTTACTCCAGCATTCTCATCACCTGAGTTTGGCTCTTCAGctgctttttgttattttgtagCTCAACATTTCCAGTCCTCAGAAATGACTTTAAGTGAGCGATTTGCCATGTAccaaagaaaagctgcagaagcagaaatTAGGAAGCCACGAAAGAGCCCAGAAATTCACAGGTACTCCAAATATTCAATCCTGGGTCTGAGAGGATTTGCTCTGATCGGCTTGCTGACTGACTGAGGTTGTTGTTCCCTCAGGAGAATCGATGTTTCCCCCAGTGCCTTTAAGAGGCACACTCACCTCTTTGATGATGTGGAGGAGGCCGGCTACAAGGTGACCAGCCCTTTTGAAATTTCCCATGTTTGCAACAAGGAAACTTTGAGACCTTCCAAAGCAGCAGTATTCAGCCctgtgcttttcttttaaagGATGCATATTTCTAAGTCAAATCAGCCCAATTGTGTATTGTAAGTGCCAAGCAAGCTTCCCCAGCCTATGTGATATGGTTATTGGTTATTGTACGAATCCAAGCAAAGGCTAAAAGGAAGTGAATTAAGATCCAGAGTCCAAGCCTGTCAAGGGATGCTTATCATTGCCTTTCCATTGTAAGTatttgaagaaaaataaagtcaaaccACAAAAATGTCTTAACTAGGACTCCTGCATGCAGCTGGTGACATCAATGTTTACAGTCAAGTcgcattttaatgttttatcagCCACTGACGATAGCGTTTGAATGAAACAAGCAGAACAAATGCTACATGTTGTGTTCATGTTTGTCTGGCAGCTACATTTGTCAGTACACTTTGATACTTTCTTCTGTCGCCAGTCAGATATCGAggatttgctcttttctttccccgtCGGTGATTTGCACTAACGAGGACATTATCTGTGCAGGACCCCACTAACAGGTTCAAAGGAGACGTAATGGACCTTCGCTTGGATATTGAAAGGCGTAAGAGGTTTGCTGGCAGAGAGCGTGAGGATAAGCGGAGTCCCGAAGGCTCCAGAGGGCCCAGTAGAGACAGGTCCTCCGAGAAATCTGGGAAACGCCACAAGAAGTCCAAGTACGTCTCCTTTATTAGCATCTCTGTTAATAGACCCCAGTTAGCATTGATGGCTCCATAGGCGTCTGGTGGATCGCCAGCTTTGGCCTTCGTCCCTGTTGATGTATAGCAGTAACGGATGGAGACACTAGCGATGTGTGATTGTTTATGTGCACGTAGAGTTGGTGAATAATATAACACTTCGTCCctacctctgctgctgcttatcTGGAGTCGGGTTGCAGGAGCAGATCTTGTGAACGAGACCCAGAGGCCCCTGAACTGGTCTCAGGTTTCATCCCAGCAGCCTCACACTCATCTGTCAACCACTGTAGTGAGATTTAAAGCAGCGATCTGGTCCTGAGGTGTCCATCCTGGACCCCACGGCTGCACCTCAACATTCTGTCTACACCTGTCATTTATTTACCTAATATTTTATTAACCTTCACACACTGCTCAGGTGCTTCTGTTAGTGTTTATGATGAACACATGGGGCTGTCGGTGTTGCTGGCTTTGAAATGCAAccattgtgtgtgtttacaggaagGCTAAAAGGAAGCGGGATCgttctccatcctcctcttcctcctcttcctcctcttcctccccatcCCCCTATCCTCCTCATTTCAAAGGCAAAGAGTTCATGGGAGAGGGGATGGATCACTCGGAGGAGCCCTACACATTCACTCGTTATCCTCCCCAGGATTTCGGTGGCCTTGCAGACCGAGGCCCCCGAGATTACGAGGGCCATAACCCCGAGCGAGGAAGAGGCCGCGGATTTGTAAGTGTCCTGATGGCGTCACAGCAGCGCTCTACTCCTTCATTCTCACGACAAAAATAACGAGGCCGTTGGTAATATTGTCCCACTACCTCATTTTGTTATGGTGGCATAGCAACACGACCAGAGCCTCAGGGAGACCTGCTTTCCATCAGATCACTTTTGTTTCTCTGATCCTTCCTTGGTCAAGTTTTGCTTCTGATTATTGTTTTGTGACATCAGCCTGTTTTTATGTCAGTTCCccagagtgagagggagaggcTGGAACAGAGGAAATTATCCAGGAAACAACAGTAATGGAAACCCTGCCAATATGAACCCAGTAGTGCGCCCCCCAGAGGAAGAGTGGGACCCTGAATACACCCCCAAGAGCAGGAAGTATTACCTGGTGAGTCAGTAGATTTACTGTTCATCATTATCTGCTCATCTGgttgagctgagccagaatCGGAGTAGATTTCATTTCTATTGTGTGAGGCTCTGACTTCACAGCCCAggtttgtttattctttttacaATCATATGACGTTGCTTCAATATCTGCATtaagtttcatttttttgtcatatctctttttttttgtccactaGTGTGAAAAATTTGGATCAAATTacagaaatgttttaatgaaCACGAAATCATTGGAACACGTGAGAACATTGCTGTGAACATTTCTAGTTGCACCAGTGACTCCTGTGAATATCGTGAAACctaattaccgtattttccggactataagtcgcacttcttttcatagtttgtcagggggtgcgacttgtactctggagcaacttaaataaatacattattacagaatttcacatgttcgttatttttacactgacaaccacaagagggcgctctaggccagtgcacctgaggaacgagtttctttagcgacgcagaagaagaagcggtgcttcgtctagttagacttgattgtttggtaaacttgctcggatgttctttatgctatagttatctaaataactgttaatatgttacgttaacaaagcagacacataCTCAGTttgttgtgggtcatgtagctgaatttgttacgttagcataccgttaccctattgctaatccatgctaatggattgctaattgcctttcaagatgaaatgtatattcttggtctcggattttatcaaataaattttcccccaaaatgcgacttatagtccagtgcgacttatatatctatttttcttctttgttatgcattttttggctagtgcgacttaaactccggagcgacatatagtccagaaaatacggtactgaTTATCGGTTGATCCCAGATGATGAGTCATTCagcatttgggggttttctTCCAGCACGATGATCGAGATGGGGAGAAAACCTGGGTAGACAACCGTGGGAGAGGTCGCGGTTCCTTCCCAGCCCGCAGAGGGCGCTTTGTCTACCGGAAGGGAGGCAGCAGCCCAAAGTGGACCCATGACATGTTCCAGGGGGGAGACGACGGGGGACTGGGAGATGAGAACCTCGACGTAGACCGCAAAGAAGCCAAGAATGCAGACGACGCCTCCACCCTCAAGTAGAACCATCCACGCTCACCTGAACGGTTGTAGTCCTGGTGGTGGGTTTTTCTGTCCCCCCCACCATTATTCAGTGGTTCTTTGATTGAGCCTTCTCACAGCTGAATCCATCCAACGGCTGAAAGATGAAGCGCAAACGTTTACTTTTTATGTGAGGTTTAATTTCAGTCCTTCTCTGTGTGACAGTTTTGTTTTGCAGCTGATCAACTCGATCAGTTTATATTAAATGAGCAAGGCCACAAAGATGAAAACACATTCAGAAAATACAAACTTATTCTTTGATTTGTGCCTTAGACATAAATCCTACCGTTGGCCTGTCCTGTGGGAGGGGCCTGTCCTGTGGGAGTGGCTATGTTATGGGAGGGTTCTGAAATCTGGGTGGGGTCATGTTATGGGAGGGGCCTGTTCTGTGGGAGGGCTGTGTTATGGGAGGGACCATCCTGTAGGAGGGACTTATCCTATGGGAGGGTTCTGAAATATGGGAGGGGCCTGTTTTGTGGGAGGGGCCATTGGTTTTGAGCAGCCATAAATGTTTAAGGTCTATTAAGTCCATCAAGTTGATTCATAAAAAGGAGCTCAACCACTTATTGATTTCTGTTTCCAGCTTCAGCTATGTCTGTTTTTTTTGAATATGTTCACCTTTGCTGGCCTTTAgtgcatttattacatttatacaCCTTTTCCTCCATCATGCTGATCTTTAGTGGGCTTTTTGTTtagatttttaattaaaaattgtGAGAATTCTAATATTAATATTCCAATATTATAGCATTGGAGATTAAAAAGGTAACATGCTGTAATCTGTCATTTCAGACTGAGAGAAAAAGTGAAGTAAAATCTTCAAACCAGTTTGAAAGGCTCATTTAGACAAATTAACTGTAGGTCTGACTgtttgttctgctttgtccaacTCTTGACTGTAAATAGTGCATGTGATGAACACGACTGTAGGACTGAAGATTCTTTTGCTTGTGAGGAAGCTTGCAAACCTTTTTTATCTTGTCCAAatgttttagggtttttttactgtttcttttctttggatTAGGGTGGTTCTCTGTTTGATGAGCAGACTGTTTCTAATGTTGGGCAGGACACTTGTTGAATGTTTGGTGATTTACTTCAGTGTTTTGTGTCTCATATAGTCTCCACAGTCTGTAAAATTATCTCTGTTCTTAATAAAAACCCAGTATCGACTAATGTGCTGCTGATCTTTTGCTCTGCATTCAACCTGCAAACACCATGAATGTGACCACATGATTGTAAAACATGAATCTTTTAATTTAGACTATAAAAGGAAAGAACACTTTAGTCCTCTTTAATAACGAAGATCTCAGACCGGCTGAAAGAGAATTCATGAAAACAGTTTTTAGATGACTTTAACCTGTCGCTGAAATGGACTGAAACACCTTAATTGCAACAATATAGTTTCAAGTTACTTTTCCTCCATCAGTTTGGGCTCTAAAATGAAGGTTTTGCAGCCTTAATCTAACATTTAACTGATTATTACTGACATTGGCCCCTTGGTTGTGGGTCAGGAGGCTCTGGGAGGCGTCTTTCTACAATCCTCCAGGTCAGCTTCTACACATGTGCTTCAGTAGTAAAATAATCAGCCTTTtcatggatggaggaggaaaatcCTGCCAAGGGAATGTGGAGGATCTCAAGGGATCCACTGAGCATTGGTGATCTACAGTACGGCTGAGGTCAATGGCTCTTTCATGGACACAAACAGACCTGCCTTCAGGAGAGCTGCTAAAGCTGCAATCAGTGTAGGTTATTGACTGAACACAGATTTTATCATCATTACACAGATCTGCGGTGCTCAGGCGTACATCACCGTCAGCTCTAAATTCAACTTCTAAGAttagaaagaaaatgtgttggAATAAGAAACATTCGTAAATGATTTAGGCGCGTGAGTGAAGCAGGTTAGCTGATAGTTCCATTTTTACACATGTGAGCTAATTCATGAGCCATAACCTACCACCAGGGCGTGATCCGTCCTCGTTAAAGTCCAGAGTAACAATTCTGATATGATATGGTGCAGGGAGCCTCACCACCCTTCCACTTGGACAACAATGCTGCTGTGACTCCATACGTCCTTTCACATCAGCACTCTGGGTGGCCATATTTAAATCAGTCATTTCAGGTTTTTGGGCGGTTTGCAGTCAGCAGGGTGGCTCAGTCGGAGTCCGTTAGTGGTAATGCACTCGTCCAAGGGTCCCTGTCCCCGTCACCAGGATGTCTGGCTGCCCGTTCCTCCAGATCTCCCTCACGATTcgttccctctcctccagccgacgagccttctccagctcctcagccGAGGTGAACACGTCGATGCTCCTCAAAGTGCCGTTGGACTGGCTGCTACGATCGCTCACGGGTCCTGTGGCCACTTTAGGGATGTGCACGTCCACTTCATCCTCTGTGACGCTCCGATCCTTCTCTTTGGCGCAGGGCTCCTTCAGCCGTTTCCTcttgggggaggggaggggtctGCTGCGGCGCTGAGTCCTGCAGGTGATGGCGGTCACCATCAGGCAGAGCGCCATGAGCAGACCAAAGCAGACGCCCATCATGAAGAAAAGGGCGAAGCTCTCTGGGTTGGCTGTGTGAtcagagcaacaacagaaaacagcGTGACCCCGTTGCTATAACAACAGCAAGTAATCACGGTCCCACAGGCACTACTGTTTTAGCTTTTGTTTTATGGACTCTCTGACTGACTAAAGTTCATATGGAACCTGCACCAGAATGCACAAGGTTTACATGAAGAGTCTCCAAACAGCGACTCACAGCAGAAGAATTCAGGAAAATAAGGTGAGACAGAAAGTTTCTGTTGACTGTTGGGCTGAACTGAACAGCCATTATcttgttggagcagcagcagcagcagtaacgaGTCAATGACGCCTTCAGCAAACACGTGGACGTGAGTGAACAGAGGCAGCTTTTCTCTGGTGGCTCCAGAGAGCAGGAATCAGATGGAATAATGTCCTCAtgctgagaggagcagctccagtgaAGGAATCATGTTCAACTGACAGATTTCAGCTTGCAATTACCATTAAAAACTGTGATATATCATAAAATAACTAGCCTCCATCATGGTGTGGGTACAGAGTGGTTGCCGTAGTTACCTTTGATGTGAGCGTAGGTCGCCATGCTGTTACTGAGCAGCTCCATGTCAGTCTTCATCGGCTCCATCCTGCTTAACACTAACAGACGATCCTgccacaataaaagcatcaagTTTCAATCACATTGAAGAATCTTGGATGATGTAAGAAGGATCACGAGGGAATTCTTCATCCAGGCGGTTCCCCACCCATCGTTTCTGGAATCCAGCCtggtgtcagaggtcagaggacaTGTTGTTCCTTGTAAGCACTCAAACTGGAGTTGGCCTCTGTGATAGGGATGTTTATATTTATGACCTCagcgctggaggaggaggaccatcTATTTCAGGATGCAGGAAATCTCTATTTTCCTTCAGCTTcccacagaaaaacaacagggcTGATTTCACACACTTGAACTCCAGTAAAAGAAGGTTCCCAGAGAAGATCTACAGGTTCTTTGATTCTAGAcaggttcctcctccacctgaagCAGAAGAGCAAAAGTTGGGATTCTCCTTAACGCTGTTGCTGGAGGAAACGGAGGAGCTCCAAAAACATTCTGGCTGTCGGAGCAGCAGAGCTGACTGTGATCAGCCTGCAGGATCCCAGTGATCCCCTCATCTGAATGATTGATCCAGTGGTGTTAAAGCCTGGCGTTAACACACTGAGCCCTCACATTCCCTGTCATTATGGGAACAAGTTCCTGAAGTTCTCTCTCTCCGGGGAGATCAGAATCAGCTGCAATCACAGCCCCCCGCCCTGATCTTTATCCTGCTGGtcacaactttttttttaatcttctctgGATGAGAAGTGCAGCCAGTGTGATGGTGGAAGCCGACCCCAGGTTCCCTGACCCGTGGGAACAGAGAGCAGGGCTGCACCCTCCATTTGCTGCCCCCAGACCTGAACAACATAAGTGGGCAGTTTCCAGTTCAGCAGGCAGGCGCTTCGCCGGGTTTGTGTCCCAGCAGGTTGAGCTCCAACCCCCACGTTTCCAGGTCTATCTCAGAGTACCGCAGCCTTCCAGCAGGGGGTGGGCAGCAGTAGTTTTGCATCTTATTTCTCATCTCACTGGCCTCATCCACATAATTCTTCAAAATCTGCGCTGGCGTCGTGGTTTTGATGCTTTTGCTCAGAACCAAAACATCTAATTTTGTCCTGTTTTCCAGCCGGACGCCAGCAGGGAGGCCGGGCTGAGACGACCGTCTGGGCACACTGGTTTAACACCCAACGCCCCCAGACCGGTCCATTAACTCAACTACACACATGCAGCTTATGTAACCCTATAAAACACCCGGGTTCAACCCTCCCACACTTCCTGCTCACAAAATCCTGCCTAAGTCAAAGAGGAAGCCAGAAACCAGTAAAAAGTAACACTTTGCTGCCAGGATGTTGGAGTCAAAGAGCTTTtgattcctcctcctgaacAACAGCAGACACGAGAAGGTAATACGACACAAAAATACATCTTTTCCCCCTTCAGGAATCTATTTTCCAAGAGGTGCTGATGGTGAGAGCCACTGTAGGAACGTGGAGCCAATAAACCCGTCTGTGCCTCCTTTATTGGCTGACTGAGTGTCCCAGTGGACTGGGAAGCTCCCAGTCAAACAGACTTGTTCTCTAAATGAGATATTTATTCTTGTTTGCACTGGAATTAAGTCATGTGTTTAAAAGAAGCCACTCACCTGATATGTGGACAGTTGAACTTGGAGTTTCCACTGAAATAATGACAGAATACAGACGAGAAGCTGGTCTGACAGCCGGTAACTGGATTACATCccataatctggagaggttgttggtgactgatgttgctgctggactCACAGAGAGGGAGCAGCCCTGGACTGTGACCCACCGCAGGTCATcttgtagaggaggaggaggaagaggaggaggaggaggccactGACAGAGGAGCTGCTCCCTTCTCACACACTCGTGTGGCATCAACCCCCAGAATAAAAGCCCCAGCAGTGAAGCCTTCCTGCCCCGAGCTACCAGCCCCTCTGACCACAGTCAGCTCTGCACTGTTAAGCACCAGGgcgggacaggaagtggcccgTGGGCTGCTGCGGGCGCTGGGCCATCCGGGGGTGGACAGATGAATtcacttctttgttttttcctctcaggaGTCGTCGGCCGGGCCGAGTCCACAGGTGCTGGAGTTCAGTGGCTCCGTTCCTGTaaatctgaacacacacacacacacacacacacacacaccacacacacacacacacacacacacacacacacacctcactggTTTTAAGCCTGGAAAAAAGACAGCTTTTCCTGGTGGATCAGCCCTTTAACTGAAAGACATTTTCTGGAGTTTCTTTCATGAGGGAAGCCACCAGCCGAGGAGACGGCACTGTCACCTTCACACGGGAGCAGCCTCTCCGTTTATGTGGTGGAGCATCAGCAAAGTGCTATTTTGGTGGAGGGAGTGTTgatgtgtgctgtgttttaCTCAGCCGCTCATTATGTGGCCTGCCGTCATTTCAAAATTGGTTTTAAAGCAGTcgagggaagaaaaaaatacgTCCCC is a window of Takifugu flavidus isolate HTHZ2018 chromosome 21, ASM371156v2, whole genome shotgun sequence DNA encoding:
- the thrap3b gene encoding thyroid hormone receptor-associated protein 3b isoform X2, whose product is MCFRIKGSSTGEITRSCLSRKMSKALNSPVRSRSRSKSRSRSYSRSHSRSRSRSRSRKRHYRNYPSRDNRGGFRGHNRGYRRPYHYRGRNRGYYARGHYQNRGGGGGYGYKGNWQGGGGGGGGGGGGWHDRQDHRSHSPRRGRSRTPKKRSGSRSRSRFSDRSSSGKSRHSRRSSYSSHSRSSSPRHRSKSKPDSKDAKAASSQSERSGQAAEGSVIEKASGGKWIDYDTSPKQPSPDDKKEATNDPDGKGSSSGGTLWKTVGHVSSPDKSPTKSGEAAAFGGFGFFSKDDPKDGDKNVISAAFKKFLVENKSKKAGEKDGNKEQNTTEKEKEKGSKSGESFNTSFSDFKEDKVLPFFEAGEEEFLKSHGLKDHNLDEDGVPKATLSCRDIFGKWGDESKYSTTYPAFKEKIRRDIEEDDSVEHMEEELYRSRKHGKKEEKSKKKEKKDKEKSRRSPSPPHAPREKERPLFPAAAAAAAAHQQSPIHHLSSTREEFELKITSLEDMPSSSLSRDLLSSKDPEIRSIFQLVQAAQLRRSPSELFAQHIVSVLHYIKAQHFQSSEMTLSERFAMYQRKAAEAEIRKPRKSPEIHRRIDVSPSAFKRHTHLFDDVEEAGYKDPTNRFKGDVMDLRLDIERRKRFAGREREDKRSPEGSRGPSRDRSSEKSGKRHKKSKKAKRKRDRSPSSSSSSSSSSSPSPYPPHFKGKEFMGEGMDHSEEPYTFTRYPPQDFGGLADRGPRDYEGHNPERGRGRGFFPRVRGRGWNRGNYPGNNSNGNPANMNPVVRPPEEEWDPEYTPKSRKYYLCEKFGSNYRNVLMNTKSLEHHDDRDGEKTWVDNRGRGRGSFPARRGRFVYRKGGSSPKWTHDMFQGGDDGGLGDENLDVDRKEAKNADDASTLK
- the thrap3b gene encoding thyroid hormone receptor-associated protein 3b isoform X7 → MCFRIKGSSTGEITRSCLSRKMSKALNSPVRSRSRSKSRSRSYSRSHSRSRSRSRSRKRHYRSRTRSHSRSHSPPHRNYPSRDNRGGFRGHNRGYRRPYHYRGRNRGYYARGHYQNRGGGGGYGYKGNWQGGGGGGGGGGGGWHDRQDHRSHSPRRGRSRTPKKRSGSRSRSRFSDRSSSGKSRHSRRSSYSSHSRSSSPRHRSKSKPDSKDAKAASSQSERSGQAAEGSVIEKASGGKWIDYDTSPKQPSPDDKKEATNDPDGKGSSSGGTLWKTVGHVSSPDKSPTKSGEAAAFGGFGFFSKDDPKDGDKNVISAAFKKFLVENKSKKAGEKDGNKEQNTTEKEKEKGSKSGESFNTSFSDFKEDKVLPFFEAGEEEFLKSHGLKDHNLDEDGVPKATLSCRDIFGKWGDESKYSTTYPAFKEKIRRDIEEDDSVEHMEEELYRSRKHGKKEEKSKKKEKKDKEKSRRSPSPPHAPREKERPLFPAAAAAAAAHQQSPIHHLSSTREEFELKITSLEDMPSSSLSRDLLSSKDPEIRSIFQLVQAAQLRRSPSELFAQHIVSVLHYIKAQHFQSSEMTLSERFAMYQRKAAEAEIRKPRKSPEIHRRIDVSPSAFKRHTHLFDDVEEAGYKDPTNRFKGDVMDLRLDIERRKRFAGREREDKRSPEGSRGPSRDRSSEKSGKRHKKSKKAKRKRDRSPSSSSSSSSSSSPSPYPPHFKGKEFMGEGMDHSEEPYTFTRYPPQDFGGLADRGPRDYEGHNPERGRGRGFFPRVRGRGWNRGNYPGNNSNGNPANMNPVVRPPEEEWDPEYTPKSRKYYLMMSHSAFGGFLPAR
- the thrap3b gene encoding thyroid hormone receptor-associated protein 3b isoform X5 yields the protein MSKALNSPVRSRSRSKSRSRSYSRSHSRSRSRSRSRKRHYRNYPSRDNRGGFRGHNRGYRRPYHYRGRNRGYYARGHYQNRGGGGGYGYKGNWQGGGGGGGGGGGGWHDRQDHRSHSPRRGRSRTPKKRSGSRSRSRFSDRSSSGKSRHSRRSSYSSHSRSSSPRHRSKSKPDSKDAKAASSQSERSGQAAEGSVIEKASGGKWIDYDTSPKQPSPDDKKEATNDPDGKGSSSGGTLWKTVGHVSSPDKSPTKSGEAAAFGGFGFFSKDDPKDGDKNVISAAFKKFLVENKSKKAGEKDGNKEQNTTEKEKEKGSKSGESFNTSFSDFKEDKVLPFFEAGEEEFLKSHGLKDHNLDEDGVPKATLSCRDIFGKWGDESKYSTTYPAFKEKIRRDIEEDDSVEHMEEELYRSRKHGKKEEKSKKKEKKDKEKSRRSPSPPHAPREKERPLFPAAAAAAAAHQQSPIHHLSSTREEFELKITSLEDMPSSSLSRDLLSSKDPEIRSIFQLVQAAQLRRSPSELFAQHIVSVLHYIKAQHFQSSEMTLSERFAMYQRKAAEAEIRKPRKSPEIHRRIDVSPSAFKRHTHLFDDVEEAGYKDPTNRFKGDVMDLRLDIERRKRFAGREREDKRSPEGSRGPSRDRSSEKSGKRHKKSKKAKRKRDRSPSSSSSSSSSSSPSPYPPHFKGKEFMGEGMDHSEEPYTFTRYPPQDFGGLADRGPRDYEGHNPERGRGRGFFPRVRGRGWNRGNYPGNNSNGNPANMNPVVRPPEEEWDPEYTPKSRKYYLCEKFGSNYRNVLMNTKSLEHHDDRDGEKTWVDNRGRGRGSFPARRGRFVYRKGGSSPKWTHDMFQGGDDGGLGDENLDVDRKEAKNADDASTLK